The Fusarium keratoplasticum isolate Fu6.1 chromosome 8, whole genome shotgun sequence genome includes a region encoding these proteins:
- a CDS encoding Cell division control protein 48: protein MAPQPDEHHHHKKVNLTDPSGAEIKNEDDTATAILKKKKKPNQLMVTDAVNDDNSIIALSEATMDSLQLFRGDTVLVRGKKRKDTVLIVLADDELDDGSARINRVVRHNLRVKHGDMITIHPCPDIKYAKRIAVLPIADTVEGITGSLFDVFLAPYFREAYRPVRQGDLFIVRGGMRQVEFKVVEVDPPEYGIVAQDTVIHCEGEPIQRDEEENNLNEVGYDDIGGCRKQMAQIREMVELPLRHPQLFKSIGIKPPRGVLLYGPPGTGKTLMARAVANETGAFFFLINGPEIMSKMAGESESNLRKAFEEAEKNSPAIIFIDEIDSIAPKREKTNGEVERRVVSQLLTLMDGMKARSNVVVMAATNRPNSIDPALRRFGRFDREVDIGIPDPTGRLEILQIHTKNMKLGDDVDLEQIAAETHGYVGSDVAALCSEAAMQQIREKMDLIDLDEDTIDAEVLDSLGVTMENFRFALGVSNPSALREVAVVEVPNVRWEDIGGLEEVKQDLKENVQYPVDHPEKFLKFGMSPSRGVLFYGPPGTGKTMLAKAVANECAANFISVKGPELLSMWFGESESNIRDIFDKARAAAPCVVFLDELDSIAKARGGSMGDAGGASDRVVNQLLTEMDGMTSKKNVFVIGATNRPEQLDPALCRPGRLDSLIYVPLPDEPGRLSIIKAQLRKTPIAADIDFGYIASKTHGFSGADLGFITQRAVKIAIKESITADIERQKAREAAGDEMDTDEDAEDPVPELTKAHFEEAMQMARRSVSDVEIRRYEAFAQQMKNAGPGAFFKFPEAGAEAAGADGGNSFGDAGNDDDLYD from the exons atggctccCCAGCCTGAcgagcaccaccaccacaagAAGGTCAACTTGAC CGATCCCTCCGGCGCGGAGATCAAGAAC GAAGATGACACCGCGACCGCgatcctcaagaagaagaagaagcccaaccAGCTGAT GGTCACCGATGCCGTCAACGATGACAACAGCATCATCGCCCTCTCCGAGGCCACCATGGACTCGCTCCAGCTCTTCCGAGGTGACACCGTTCTTGTCCGAGGCAAGAAGCGGAAGGACACCGTCCTCATTGTCCTcgccgatgatgagctcgatgatggcagcgCTCGCATCAACCGAGTCGTGCGCCATAACCTGCGGGTCAAGCACGGTGACATGATCACCATCCACCCTTGCCCCGATATCAAATAC GCCAAGCGAATTGCTGTCCTCCCCATCGCTGATACCGTCGAGGGTATCACCGGTTCTCTTTTCGATGTTTTCCTCGCCCCCTACTTCCGAGAAGCATACCGCCCTGTCCGACAAGGAGACCTCTTTATCGTCCGTGGTGGTATGAGACAAGTCGAAttcaaggttgtcgaggtcgatcCCCCAGAGTACGGTATCGTGGCACAAGATACCGTCATTCACTGCGAGGGCGAGCCTATCCAgcgagatgaggaggagaacaacCTCAACGAGGTTGGCTACGATGACATTGGTGGATGCCGAAAGCAGATGGCCCAGATCCGAGAAATGGTCGAGCTTCCTCTCCGACATCCCCAGCTTTTCAAGTCCATCGGTATCAAGCCTCCCCGAGGTGTCTTGCTGTACGGACCTCCCGGTACTGGTAAGACGCTCATGGCCCGAGCCGTCGCCAACGAGACTGgtgccttcttcttcctgatCAACGGTCCCGAGATCATGTCCAAGATGGCCGGTGAGTCCGAGTCCAACCTGCGAAAGGCtttcgaggaggccgagaagaactctcccgccatcatcttcatcgacgagatcgatTCGATCGCCCCCAAGCGTGAGAAGACCAACGGTGAGGTCGAGCGACGAGTTGTCTCTCAGCTCCTCACCCTCATGGACGGCATGAAGGCCCGCTCCAACGTTGTCGTCATGGCCGCTACCAACCGACCCAACTCGATTGATCCCGCCCTCCGACGTTTCGGCCGTTTCGATCGCGAGGTCGACATTGGTATCCCCGACCCCACTGGCCGTCTCGAGATCCTCCAGATCCACACCAAGAACATGAAGCTCGGCGACGACGTCGACCTGGAGCAGATTGCCGCTGAGACCCACGGTTATGTCGGTTCCGATGTTGCTGCCCTGTGCTCTGAGGCTGCCATGCAGCAGATTCGTGAGAAGATGGATCTCAttgatcttgatgaggaCACCATCGATGCTGAGGTCCTCGACTCTCTCGGTGTCACCATGGAGAACTTCCGCTTCGCTCTTGGCGTCTCCAACCCCTCCGCGCTCCGCGAGGTTGCTGTTGTCGAGGTTCCCAACGTTCGCTGGGAGGACATTGGTGGTCTCGAGGAAGTCAAGCAAGACCTCAAGGAGAACGTCCAGTACCCTGTGGACCACCCCGAGAAGTTCCTCAAGTTCGGCATGTCTCCTTCCCGAGGTGTGCTGTTCTACGGTCCCCCTGGTACTGGTAAAACTATgttggccaaggctgtcGCCAACGAGTGTGCCGCCAACTTCATCTCCGTCAAGGGACCTGAGCTGCTCAGCATGTGGTTCGGTGAGTCCGAGAGCAACATCCGAGACATCTTTGACAAGGCccgtgctgctgctccttgcgTTGTCTTCCTGGACGAGCTCGACTCTATTGCCAAGGCTCGTGGTGGCTCCATGGGCGATGCTGGCGGTGCCTCTGACCGTGTCGTCAACCAGCTCCTGACTG AAATGGACGGCATGACCTCCAAGAAGAACGTCTTCGTTATTGGTGCTACCAACCGACCTGAGCAGCTCGACCCTGCTCTCTGCCGACCTGGTCGTCTCGACTCGCTCATCTACGTGCCCCTGCCCGATGAGCCTGGCCGTCTCAGCATTATCAAGGCTCAGCTCCGCAAGACTCCCATTGCTGCTGACATCGACTTTGGCTACATCGCCTCCAAGACACACGGCTTCTCTGGTGCCGATCTTGGCTTCATCACCCAGCGTGCTGTCAAGATTGCCATCAAGGAGTCCATCACCGCTGATATCGAGCGCCAAAAGGCTCGCGAGGcggctggtgatgagatggacactgatgaggatgccgaggaccCTGTGCCTGAGCTGACCAAGGCTCACTTCGAGGAGGCTATGCAGATGGCCCGACGATCCGTGTCGGACGTTGAGATCCGCCGCTACGAGGCTTTCGCCCAGCAGATGAAGAACGCTGGCCCCGGTGCCTTCTTCAAGTTCCCCGAGGCTGgcgctgaggctgctggtgCCGACGGTGGCAACTCGTTCGGTGACGCtggcaatgatgatgatctctACGACTAA